The following proteins are encoded in a genomic region of Reichenbachiella sp.:
- a CDS encoding M1 family metallopeptidase codes for MKRVAIILFTTLSSFMILQSSKVDVSPDNKYTRLDSLRGSITPERAWWDLTYYHLAISVDPAAKTIQGTNRVDYKVLTENQVIQIDLQAPLTLNEATQNGQKLEFTNEGPAHFIVLKDKQEIGSVNSLMLSYGGKPIEAVRAPWDGGISWTKDSNGNDFVGSSCQGLGASVWWPCKDHMYDEVDSMLMSITVPDHLMDVSNGRLRGVDDNKDGTKTFHWFVNNPINNYGVNINIGDYVHFGEVYEGENGQLDMDYYVLRENLKKAKKHFKLAPKTLEAFEHWFGPYPFYEDGFKLVEAPYLGMEHQSSVTYGNDYQYGYKGTDLSGTGWGLKWDYIITHETGHEWFANNITYKDMADMWVHEGFTCYSEGLYTEYFFGKEAGAEYVRGQRAGIKNVIPMIGDYDVNSEEHGNVYSKGANVLHTIRQAINDDDKWRGILRGLNETFYHQTVTTQQIEEYISEQAGRNFQYVFDQYLRNSSLPVFEYVIRDGKMAYRWSGVVEGFDLPLKVYMNGKEQWLETKTNWQFMDADEDTTIEVDRNFYVTVLNVMGS; via the coding sequence ATGAAACGAGTAGCCATTATCCTTTTTACCACATTATCTTCTTTCATGATTCTTCAATCTTCGAAAGTAGATGTATCACCGGACAACAAATATACAAGACTGGATAGTTTGAGGGGTTCCATCACACCCGAACGTGCTTGGTGGGATTTGACTTATTATCATTTAGCTATCAGTGTAGACCCGGCTGCCAAAACCATCCAAGGCACCAACCGAGTAGATTATAAAGTACTAACTGAAAATCAAGTCATTCAAATCGATCTTCAAGCCCCTCTTACACTTAATGAGGCTACTCAAAATGGTCAGAAATTGGAGTTCACTAATGAAGGGCCAGCCCACTTCATCGTGCTCAAGGACAAACAAGAAATTGGAAGCGTGAATAGTTTGATGCTCTCGTATGGCGGCAAACCCATAGAGGCGGTTCGTGCGCCCTGGGATGGTGGTATTTCTTGGACAAAAGATTCCAACGGCAATGACTTCGTAGGCTCCTCCTGTCAGGGACTAGGCGCCAGCGTTTGGTGGCCATGCAAGGATCACATGTACGATGAAGTGGATAGCATGCTGATGAGCATCACAGTGCCTGACCACCTGATGGATGTATCGAATGGCAGACTTCGTGGCGTAGATGACAACAAAGACGGTACTAAAACCTTTCATTGGTTCGTCAACAATCCAATCAATAACTATGGAGTGAATATCAACATTGGAGACTATGTTCACTTTGGTGAAGTCTATGAAGGAGAAAACGGGCAGTTAGACATGGACTATTACGTACTTCGAGAGAACCTTAAAAAAGCTAAAAAGCATTTCAAACTGGCTCCAAAAACTCTGGAAGCATTTGAACATTGGTTTGGACCTTATCCATTTTACGAAGATGGCTTCAAACTTGTGGAAGCGCCTTATTTGGGCATGGAACATCAAAGTTCTGTTACCTATGGTAACGACTACCAATATGGCTACAAAGGCACAGATCTGTCAGGCACAGGCTGGGGACTCAAATGGGATTACATCATCACCCATGAGACCGGGCATGAATGGTTTGCCAACAACATCACTTACAAAGACATGGCCGACATGTGGGTACATGAAGGTTTTACGTGCTACTCAGAGGGGCTATATACCGAATACTTCTTTGGCAAAGAAGCTGGTGCAGAATACGTCAGAGGTCAAAGAGCAGGTATAAAAAATGTAATTCCAATGATTGGGGATTATGATGTAAACTCGGAAGAACATGGCAATGTCTATTCTAAAGGAGCCAATGTATTGCATACTATAAGGCAAGCCATTAATGATGACGATAAATGGCGTGGCATTTTAAGAGGTTTGAATGAGACCTTTTATCACCAAACTGTCACTACACAGCAAATCGAAGAATATATCAGCGAACAAGCTGGCCGAAACTTCCAATACGTTTTTGATCAGTATTTGAGAAATAGCAGTTTGCCAGTTTTTGAATATGTGATCCGAGATGGCAAAATGGCTTACCGCTGGTCCGGGGTTGTGGAAGGTTTTGACCTGCCGCTCAAAGTATATATGAACGGAAAAGAACAATGGTTAGAGACTAAAACCAATTGGCAGTTTATGGATGCCGACGAGGATACCACTATTGAAGTTGACCGAAACTTCTATGTGACTGTTTTGAATGTGATGGGGTCTTAA
- a CDS encoding nuclear transport factor 2 family protein — MNKSPLDQWHQMLDAMDITQLDQVIDKQCVFHSPIVFKPQEGKRLTIMYLSAAFQMFKEADYFKYIKEIVQGQQAMLEFNAETDGILIDGVDIITWNDDGLITEFKVMVRPLKGIDLIKEKMLAQLSNMSTFDKLKLKGGVLLDKLKS; from the coding sequence ATGAACAAATCACCATTAGACCAATGGCATCAAATGCTGGATGCCATGGATATTACCCAATTAGATCAAGTGATAGATAAGCAATGCGTGTTTCATTCACCTATTGTTTTTAAACCTCAGGAAGGGAAGCGACTGACTATTATGTATTTGTCCGCAGCATTCCAGATGTTTAAGGAAGCTGACTATTTTAAATACATAAAAGAGATTGTCCAGGGTCAGCAGGCCATGCTTGAGTTCAATGCCGAAACTGATGGTATTCTGATCGATGGCGTGGATATCATCACCTGGAATGATGATGGCCTGATTACTGAATTCAAAGTAATGGTTAGACCCCTTAAAGGCATTGACTTGATAAAAGAGAAGATGCTAGCTCAGCTAAGTAATATGTCCACCTTTGACAAACTCAAGCTCAAAGGAGGAGTGCTTTTGGATAAGTTGAAGTCGTAG
- a CDS encoding ABC transporter permease: MLTDYIKVTLRSLAKNKLISSINILGLAISLSAFIFITLYIKKELSYDTGHPNSDRMYRVAEVIKSDNFTENSSSCPPNTGKYMLKEFPDDIEYMVRFFDFQNPIVTIQLENQELYNEKYVYFTDSSVFDMMDFELIQGNKETALTAPNTTVISESLAQKYWGDEDPMGKKITRVGFQNQFEITGVYRQNSVSHIKTSMLHSFATVDGFQFLQRNWVWNPAWTYITLRENVDPKQFEAKLPEFIDKFYDERAKDGTSHYLIPIEDVHLKSHLEFEMAPNSDIKYVYIFASCAVFLLIIAMVNFVNLSTSYSLLRGKEIGVRKVTGATKSQLIIQFLAESIIIAFIAYFFALIISFASISYLEPTLEIGLGELFNLKMLSIMTGIVFLIGFLSGVYPAFFISSFDPLVVFKGKMISQGSGKVLRKVLVIAQFTIAIVLIIFTYVTYNQLAMMNNKDYGFDADKIMVLDVANTRIGQTYDAFRTQLMSNAAVENVTVMSDILAVNNNNHEFNHEGMTAGEWNYYPALIVDEEFVSSLGMEIIAGRDYSVKYAREDSLSMIVNKSMVKTLGYSNPQDAIGKRMVTRNGNEKIVGVVEDFNYKSLHSPIGPFALDVRRNRQNNNGNFFTRHIAIRLNNTDQATLAHLEDVWKKNVNNVPFTYKMLHEELRKLYQEENNMGSILGTFAVLTVIIACLGLFALASFLAQQKMKEIGIRKVLGANFLKLFYVGYKEQFILIVIAFASAIPLSYYFVEGWLDDFAYRINIGVLPYVLAGVLAIVISSITVLSNFYKVIVSNPSEVLRDE, from the coding sequence ATGCTCACAGACTATATAAAAGTAACACTCAGAAGCCTAGCCAAAAACAAGCTGATTTCATCGATCAATATCCTTGGATTAGCCATAAGCCTTTCCGCCTTTATTTTCATTACCCTGTATATCAAAAAGGAACTCAGCTACGATACTGGGCATCCTAACTCGGATCGGATGTATCGAGTAGCTGAAGTTATCAAAAGCGATAACTTCACTGAGAATTCATCAAGCTGCCCGCCCAATACAGGAAAGTATATGTTGAAAGAGTTTCCTGACGACATTGAATACATGGTTCGGTTTTTCGATTTCCAAAATCCAATCGTCACCATACAGTTAGAAAATCAAGAATTGTACAATGAAAAGTACGTGTACTTCACGGACTCTTCGGTTTTTGACATGATGGATTTCGAATTGATTCAGGGAAATAAAGAAACTGCCCTTACCGCCCCAAACACTACCGTGATTTCAGAATCTTTGGCCCAAAAGTACTGGGGTGATGAAGACCCCATGGGCAAAAAAATTACCCGAGTAGGTTTTCAAAATCAATTTGAGATCACTGGAGTCTATAGACAAAATTCTGTCTCTCACATTAAAACGAGCATGCTTCATTCCTTTGCTACGGTCGATGGTTTTCAGTTCTTACAGCGAAACTGGGTTTGGAATCCGGCATGGACTTACATCACGCTCAGAGAGAATGTAGATCCTAAGCAATTTGAAGCCAAACTGCCTGAATTTATCGATAAGTTTTACGACGAGAGAGCAAAAGATGGCACTTCTCATTATTTAATTCCCATCGAAGATGTGCATCTCAAATCTCATCTTGAGTTTGAAATGGCGCCTAATAGCGATATTAAATACGTTTACATTTTTGCCTCATGTGCAGTCTTTCTTTTGATCATAGCCATGGTAAACTTTGTGAATTTATCCACCTCCTATTCCCTCTTGCGAGGAAAAGAGATTGGCGTAAGAAAAGTGACTGGTGCTACTAAAAGTCAGTTGATCATTCAGTTTTTGGCCGAATCGATCATTATTGCATTCATTGCCTACTTTTTTGCCCTCATCATTTCGTTTGCTTCTATATCCTATTTAGAACCTACATTAGAAATAGGCCTTGGAGAACTATTCAATTTGAAAATGTTGTCTATTATGACTGGTATAGTGTTTTTAATAGGCTTTTTATCTGGCGTCTACCCAGCATTCTTTATTTCATCTTTTGACCCACTGGTTGTGTTCAAAGGAAAAATGATATCTCAAGGCAGTGGTAAGGTACTAAGGAAAGTGCTTGTAATCGCGCAGTTTACCATTGCCATTGTATTGATCATATTCACCTACGTGACTTACAACCAATTGGCTATGATGAACAATAAGGATTATGGTTTCGATGCGGATAAGATCATGGTGTTGGATGTAGCCAACACTAGAATAGGGCAAACCTATGATGCTTTTAGAACCCAACTCATGAGCAATGCGGCAGTTGAAAATGTAACCGTGATGAGTGATATCCTAGCGGTAAACAATAACAATCATGAATTCAATCATGAAGGAATGACCGCTGGAGAATGGAACTACTATCCTGCACTAATCGTGGATGAAGAATTTGTTTCGTCTTTAGGTATGGAAATTATTGCAGGTAGAGACTATTCTGTGAAATATGCACGAGAAGATTCTCTATCTATGATCGTAAACAAATCGATGGTAAAAACTTTGGGATACAGCAACCCTCAGGATGCCATCGGCAAGCGGATGGTTACAAGAAACGGGAACGAAAAAATTGTAGGCGTGGTTGAGGATTTCAATTATAAATCCTTACACTCTCCCATTGGGCCATTTGCACTTGATGTCAGAAGAAACAGACAAAACAACAATGGCAATTTCTTCACTAGACATATCGCCATTCGACTCAACAATACCGACCAAGCCACGCTTGCTCACTTAGAAGACGTCTGGAAAAAGAATGTCAACAACGTTCCATTCACTTACAAAATGCTACATGAGGAATTGCGCAAACTCTATCAAGAGGAAAACAATATGGGGTCAATACTAGGGACTTTTGCAGTTCTGACTGTGATCATCGCTTGCCTTGGCTTGTTTGCTCTGGCTTCATTCTTAGCTCAGCAAAAAATGAAGGAAATAGGTATCAGAAAAGTATTAGGGGCCAACTTCTTAAAACTTTTCTATGTGGGTTACAAAGAGCAGTTTATCCTAATTGTAATAGCTTTTGCTTCTGCTATTCCTCTTAGCTATTACTTTGTTGAGGGATGGTTAGATGATTTCGCTTACAGAATCAATATTGGCGTATTGCCCTATGTATTGGCAGGCGTGCTTGCTATTGTAATCTCATCGATTACCGTTTTGAGCAATTTCTATAAAGTGATTGTATCCAATCCGTCAGAGGTATTGAGGGACGAATAG
- a CDS encoding CBS domain-containing protein, translating into MVKNYKGAQIEKDTSVEAQPVSVSDYMSTKLITFHPDQCMMEVVDELLKHRISGAPVVNDQKELCGVISEGDCLKEVVKGKYHNHPIMDGKVSEHMAKNVITILPGTNIFEAANMFLEKKIRRFPVLDETGKLVGQISQKDIMRAVKNIKSENWH; encoded by the coding sequence ATGGTAAAAAATTATAAAGGCGCACAAATAGAGAAGGACACTTCCGTAGAGGCACAGCCAGTATCAGTAAGCGATTACATGTCTACCAAACTCATCACGTTTCACCCGGATCAGTGTATGATGGAAGTGGTAGATGAGTTACTCAAACACCGGATATCAGGAGCCCCTGTAGTCAATGATCAAAAAGAACTTTGCGGAGTAATATCCGAAGGAGATTGCCTTAAAGAAGTAGTGAAAGGCAAATACCACAACCATCCGATCATGGACGGCAAAGTAAGTGAGCATATGGCTAAAAATGTAATCACCATTCTTCCCGGCACAAACATTTTCGAAGCTGCCAATATGTTTCTTGAAAAGAAGATCAGACGCTTTCCGGTATTGGATGAAACAGGAAAATTAGTTGGACAGATTAGTCAAAAGGACATTATGAGGGCCGTTAAAAATATAAAAAGCGAGAACTGGCACTAG
- a CDS encoding DUF4340 domain-containing protein: MKKLSNGKLLGLLLALCVIYFVVDFTGSKSKSKSLRTELVDIDTAKVSQITVEAPGNKKVQLDKVKGEWELTLDNGKKVVASPSAVDNALYALLSIKPSRMATKSEAKWKDYQVDSAGTRVRVYEGSNNTLDLVIGRFGMEGQRAYHTFVRLFEDKEVYVAKDFMGFSVSSDASAYRDQVLARIKKDSVAAITFNYPADSSFRLERIGGAWQANGSATDSTAVAKYLGGLGYVNGKEFMDDEKELTVPVMSATVDMNNGQTILFDAYQKEGDWVFHSSDNELGYFKDETILDKVFVGLSELR; this comes from the coding sequence ATGAAAAAACTATCTAACGGAAAATTATTAGGATTGCTTCTGGCGTTGTGCGTAATCTACTTTGTGGTGGACTTTACAGGTAGCAAAAGTAAAAGCAAATCTCTAAGAACAGAGCTTGTTGATATTGATACGGCTAAAGTTAGCCAGATCACAGTGGAGGCTCCAGGAAATAAAAAGGTGCAATTGGATAAGGTAAAAGGCGAGTGGGAACTCACCTTAGACAACGGTAAAAAAGTCGTGGCCAGTCCAAGTGCAGTAGACAACGCGCTTTACGCCTTGTTGAGTATTAAACCGTCCAGAATGGCCACAAAATCTGAAGCCAAATGGAAGGATTATCAAGTAGATTCAGCGGGTACCAGAGTTCGAGTGTATGAAGGAAGTAACAATACTCTAGACTTAGTTATTGGCCGCTTTGGAATGGAAGGACAACGAGCGTATCATACCTTTGTCAGACTGTTTGAAGATAAGGAAGTATATGTCGCAAAAGACTTTATGGGCTTCTCCGTTTCTTCGGATGCATCAGCCTATCGAGATCAGGTGTTGGCCAGAATTAAGAAAGATTCCGTTGCGGCAATTACATTCAACTATCCAGCAGATTCATCCTTTAGACTGGAGCGAATTGGAGGAGCTTGGCAAGCTAATGGTAGTGCGACTGATTCGACGGCTGTTGCAAAATACCTGGGAGGACTGGGCTACGTGAATGGTAAGGAATTTATGGACGATGAAAAAGAGCTAACCGTACCAGTAATGTCTGCTACTGTAGATATGAATAATGGTCAGACTATTTTATTCGATGCCTATCAGAAGGAAGGAGACTGGGTTTTCCATTCGTCTGACAATGAATTAGGATACTTCAAAGACGAGACTATTTTAGATAAGGTCTTTGTTGGCCTATCTGAATTAAGATAA
- a CDS encoding GldG family protein — protein MKKNTVIIRLMVFALILVVVNMISSKLYFRLDFTEDQRYTLSKATDDILTNLDDVITVKAYFSEDLPTQLISNRQDFEDLLLEYENRSEGNIVYEFISPNEDETLEAEAQQSGIQPIIINVSEKDQVQQLKAYMGAVLMMGDKKEIIPVVQPGVDMEYGLTTSIKKLSVTDKPKVALLQGHGEPSLQEVAQLAQQLSVLYEVETIDLSEKTEVPSYVRTLAIINPSDTISSVEFSRIDDFMSKGGAVFVAYSNMNGDLQQGYLSKGDDIGLEGWLRNKNVNLGSQFVVDAQSGSVSVQQNNGVFTYRSQLKFPYFPMISDFPEHPTTNGLETLMLPFVSAINYTGNDTTVNYSPLMLTSEMSGLAPTPSGLDIQKRWNENDFREGTQTLAVALEGSLVGNQDSKLVVIANGQFIINGNPPQQISEDNVNFASNAIDWLSDDTGLIDLRTKGITNRPLETVEDGAREMLKYGNVIVPILLVFIYAFIRRQQYMSKKQQWMEGNF, from the coding sequence ATGAAGAAAAATACTGTAATAATCAGATTGATGGTGTTTGCACTCATTTTGGTAGTGGTAAACATGATTTCTTCTAAACTGTATTTCCGACTGGATTTTACAGAAGATCAAAGATATACCTTGAGTAAAGCGACCGATGATATCCTTACCAATTTGGACGATGTCATTACGGTGAAAGCTTATTTTTCGGAGGATTTGCCTACTCAGCTAATCAGCAATCGTCAGGATTTTGAGGATTTGCTTTTGGAGTACGAAAATAGAAGTGAAGGAAACATCGTCTATGAATTTATTAGTCCCAATGAAGATGAAACATTGGAAGCTGAAGCCCAGCAAAGCGGTATCCAACCGATCATTATCAATGTATCAGAGAAAGATCAGGTACAGCAGTTGAAAGCTTATATGGGTGCCGTATTGATGATGGGTGACAAGAAGGAAATCATTCCTGTGGTGCAGCCCGGTGTCGATATGGAATATGGTTTGACGACTTCCATCAAGAAGCTATCTGTAACTGATAAGCCAAAAGTTGCCTTGCTCCAAGGGCATGGAGAACCTTCTCTCCAGGAAGTAGCTCAGTTAGCACAGCAGCTTTCTGTGCTTTATGAAGTGGAGACGATTGATTTGTCTGAAAAGACTGAAGTTCCTTCCTATGTAAGAACTTTGGCAATCATTAATCCTAGTGATACCATTTCTTCAGTTGAGTTTTCGAGAATCGACGATTTTATGAGCAAGGGTGGGGCAGTCTTTGTCGCTTACTCTAATATGAACGGCGATTTGCAGCAAGGCTATCTGAGCAAAGGAGATGATATTGGTTTAGAAGGCTGGTTAAGAAATAAGAATGTGAATTTAGGTAGCCAGTTTGTTGTAGATGCGCAGAGTGGATCTGTGAGTGTACAGCAAAATAACGGCGTGTTTACTTACCGATCTCAACTGAAATTTCCTTACTTCCCGATGATTAGCGACTTTCCTGAGCACCCAACTACCAATGGATTGGAAACATTGATGCTACCCTTTGTGAGTGCGATCAATTATACAGGAAATGATACTACAGTCAATTACAGTCCGTTAATGCTAACCTCGGAAATGTCTGGGTTGGCACCGACGCCATCTGGTTTGGATATCCAAAAAAGATGGAATGAAAATGATTTCAGAGAGGGAACTCAAACGTTAGCTGTCGCATTGGAAGGTTCGCTGGTGGGAAACCAGGATTCTAAACTGGTGGTGATAGCCAACGGACAATTCATCATCAATGGCAATCCGCCTCAGCAGATCAGTGAGGATAATGTTAACTTCGCTTCGAATGCCATCGACTGGTTGTCTGATGATACCGGCTTGATCGATTTGCGAACCAAAGGCATAACGAACAGACCTTTAGAAACAGTAGAAGATGGAGCGCGTGAAATGCTAAAGTATGGAAATGTGATTGTGCCGATTCTTCTGGTTTTCATTTATGCTTTTATCAGAAGGCAACAGTACATGAGCAAGAAACAACAATGGATGGAAGGCAATTTTTAA
- a CDS encoding ABC transporter permease has protein sequence MNKIWIITRRELASFFDSLIAYVIIIMFLGFTGFFTWLAGNNIFLMGQADLQVFFQIGFWTLFFFIPALTMKMLAEETRSGTIELLSTKAISDWEIVTGKFMACLLLVLIALTCTIPYYATVSQLGSVDHGAVIGGYMGLLLLSAGYISIGLFASSITNNQIVAFLIALLIGIFFQLLFDIMGFTFRGAVGNVLNYLSMRTHFDSLSRGVIDSRDLIYFFSVIGVGLTFAQAMLSRRNWQS, from the coding sequence ATGAACAAAATTTGGATTATCACTAGAAGAGAACTAGCCTCATTTTTTGATTCGTTGATTGCCTATGTAATCATCATCATGTTTTTGGGGTTCACAGGATTTTTCACCTGGTTGGCCGGCAATAATATATTCCTTATGGGACAGGCCGATTTGCAGGTATTCTTTCAAATAGGATTCTGGACATTATTCTTTTTCATTCCAGCGTTGACAATGAAAATGCTGGCCGAAGAAACTAGGTCAGGAACGATTGAATTGCTCAGTACAAAGGCCATTTCTGATTGGGAGATAGTAACAGGCAAGTTCATGGCTTGTTTGCTGCTTGTATTGATTGCGCTCACTTGTACCATTCCTTATTATGCAACTGTGAGTCAGTTGGGATCGGTGGATCACGGAGCAGTAATAGGTGGCTATATGGGGTTATTGTTATTGTCTGCCGGTTACATCAGTATCGGACTGTTTGCGAGCTCTATTACCAACAATCAGATCGTAGCCTTTTTGATTGCCTTATTGATAGGGATATTCTTTCAGCTACTATTTGACATTATGGGCTTCACATTTAGAGGAGCTGTAGGTAATGTATTGAACTACCTGAGTATGAGAACACATTTCGATTCCTTGTCAAGAGGAGTGATAGATAGTCGTGATCTGATTTATTTCTTTTCAGTGATAGGTGTGGGGCTGACGTTTGCACAAGCGATGTTGTCCAGAAGAAACTGGCAATCATAA
- a CDS encoding ATP-binding cassette domain-containing protein → MSIVIENLTKKYGEQKAVNNISFEIKTGEVVGFLGPNGAGKSTTMKMITCYMSPSSGDVRLDNLSILDQPEEVKKKIGYLPENNPLYTEMPIVEYLRFAAEIQGVEKAKISSRIAEMIDMCGLGLEKHKKINELSKGYRQRVGLAQAMIHDPEVLILDEPTTGLDPNQIIEIRKLIKKLGKEKTVILSSHILSEVEATCDRILIINRGRIVADGSSETLRKQSQGQELLNVSIEAADEVVKKELLALATVETVTAVDGKSGLFTVQSKPEQESRKAIFDLCVSKKWYLTELRGIETQLEDVFRDLTN, encoded by the coding sequence ATGTCGATAGTAATTGAAAATCTGACTAAGAAGTACGGAGAACAAAAAGCGGTCAACAATATCTCGTTTGAAATCAAAACGGGAGAGGTGGTTGGTTTTCTTGGGCCAAATGGTGCAGGAAAGAGTACGACCATGAAAATGATCACCTGCTACATGTCTCCAAGTTCTGGCGATGTAAGATTGGACAACCTGTCTATTCTTGATCAACCAGAAGAAGTGAAGAAGAAAATTGGCTACCTGCCAGAAAATAATCCACTCTATACAGAAATGCCTATCGTAGAATATCTACGGTTTGCAGCTGAAATTCAAGGGGTCGAGAAAGCTAAAATCTCTTCGCGCATAGCTGAAATGATTGATATGTGTGGTTTGGGATTGGAAAAGCACAAGAAGATCAACGAACTGTCTAAAGGCTACCGACAAAGGGTGGGATTGGCCCAAGCCATGATTCATGATCCTGAAGTACTAATTCTAGATGAGCCTACCACAGGACTTGATCCTAATCAGATCATAGAGATTCGAAAGCTCATTAAAAAGCTTGGTAAAGAAAAAACGGTGATTTTGAGTTCGCACATTCTCTCAGAGGTGGAGGCTACGTGTGATCGAATCTTGATCATCAATAGAGGTAGAATTGTAGCGGATGGTTCTTCAGAAACTTTGAGAAAACAATCTCAAGGGCAAGAACTTCTAAACGTAAGTATTGAAGCAGCAGACGAAGTAGTGAAGAAGGAGTTGTTGGCATTGGCAACTGTTGAGACGGTCACAGCTGTGGATGGCAAATCAGGGTTATTTACTGTGCAAAGTAAGCCTGAACAAGAATCTCGTAAGGCGATTTTCGATTTGTGTGTCAGCAAGAAATGGTATCTCACAGAATTGAGAGGAATAGAAACTCAACTCGAGGATGTATTTAGAGATTTAACGAACTAA
- a CDS encoding acyl-[acyl-carrier-protein] thioesterase — protein MNDSIYFHNIQVSSKDCTKHKTIKLPNLLDHMQEAAWSNATKLGFSTIDLMENNITWVMNRMCLEILRLPEHKEEIKVETWPAAMDKYFTKRDFRVWSNDGELLVEATSNWLVMDIRERKLIAIPDYIKEANFIVDRNNISPISEKVKYIPNNTERSRDIQVSWFDIDINDHVNNIKYYQWVLDSLGGEYLDSHNLKKIDITFKHEGKYGDTFISNSFQSEESNVWMHSLDHAETGVSHIVAKSWFAE, from the coding sequence ATGAACGACTCTATCTATTTTCACAACATACAGGTTTCGTCAAAAGACTGCACCAAGCATAAAACCATTAAGTTGCCCAACCTGTTGGATCATATGCAAGAAGCAGCCTGGTCCAATGCCACCAAGTTGGGATTCTCTACCATTGACCTGATGGAAAATAACATCACCTGGGTGATGAATCGTATGTGTTTAGAAATTTTACGCTTACCTGAGCATAAAGAGGAGATAAAGGTAGAAACGTGGCCGGCCGCTATGGATAAGTATTTTACAAAGCGGGATTTTAGAGTTTGGAGCAATGATGGCGAATTGCTTGTAGAAGCTACTTCCAACTGGCTGGTGATGGATATTAGGGAACGAAAGCTTATCGCTATACCAGACTATATAAAAGAGGCCAATTTCATAGTGGATCGAAATAACATTTCACCCATTTCGGAGAAAGTAAAATACATTCCAAATAATACGGAACGATCGAGAGATATTCAAGTGTCCTGGTTTGATATAGATATCAATGATCACGTAAATAATATCAAATATTATCAGTGGGTCTTGGACAGTCTGGGAGGTGAATATTTGGATAGCCATAACCTAAAAAAGATTGATATCACCTTCAAGCATGAAGGGAAATATGGCGACACTTTTATCTCCAATTCTTTTCAAAGTGAAGAGTCAAATGTCTGGATGCACTCGCTAGATCATGCCGAAACTGGTGTGTCTCATATCGTCGCAAAAAGTTGGTTTGCAGAATAG